From the Candidatus Cloacimonadota bacterium genome, one window contains:
- a CDS encoding PAS domain S-box protein → MSKIKKEEIFKLLYEKTNTGIALHEIIVDKKGNPIDFIFLDANSAYEKLTKLKLKDIKGKRGKEVLPNLEEKWIKLYGKVALTGESVSVTDHSEYLNKYWDVKAYCPAKNLFAVALSDVTERELAKKELMATKELSEKYLQMAGSIFVALDPNGDILVLNNKGLEILGYTADEIVGKNWFDTCIPKDINQEIKGVFKKVFSGEMEGVEHYENEVVTKSGKHRTISWYNTYIKNEKGETEYLLSSGIDVTEINWKNAEILANEKKYHEILDNANAVVFIKDKNGKYLYINKMFEELHNISNSKIQGLIDHDLFSKERADIYRKNDLTVIEKKESLIMEERVMFADGLHVMLSTKFPLYNEENKIYALCGIATDITEQKEATEELKTIWDVSPDLICVADINTASFIQVNPAFTKTLGFSEDELLGKSFLEFVHPDDIQPTIDIIEEKLKKNEVVINFTNRYLCKDGSYRYLDWVSRPIIEQGLTYAIARDVTENKIIENKLIENERLLNATGRMARIGGWELDVKTQKVTWSEETYRIHEVPIDQEPPLQDAINFFHPDARPILQNALKKAMEKGEPYDLELRFISAKGNELFTHTKCEPVIKDGKVVKLHGTFQDITKEKKYKIEIEERNEFIQTILDNLPIGVALNKIDEGTATYINKKFEEIYGWPEAELQDIAKFFKKVYPDKKYREELQNKVMDDINSGDASRMHWENLEITRKDESHGFINSVNIPLFEQNTMVSTVMDITKLKKYEKELQEYQENLEEMVEQRTRELKVKNEELQRFNQLFIDREIRIKELKDKIKKLENKLKIYIGG, encoded by the coding sequence ATGAGTAAAATTAAAAAAGAAGAAATTTTCAAATTGCTCTACGAGAAAACAAATACAGGTATTGCACTGCACGAAATAATTGTGGATAAGAAAGGAAATCCCATCGATTTTATTTTCCTGGATGCAAATTCTGCTTATGAAAAACTGACCAAACTGAAACTTAAAGACATCAAAGGTAAAAGGGGAAAAGAAGTACTTCCCAATCTGGAAGAGAAGTGGATAAAACTTTATGGAAAGGTTGCTCTAACTGGTGAATCGGTTTCTGTTACCGACCATTCTGAATATCTGAATAAATACTGGGATGTAAAAGCATATTGTCCAGCCAAGAATCTTTTTGCAGTAGCTCTAAGTGATGTTACAGAAAGGGAATTGGCAAAGAAAGAACTGATGGCAACAAAAGAGCTCTCAGAGAAATACCTGCAGATGGCTGGAAGTATTTTTGTTGCGTTAGATCCCAATGGGGATATTCTGGTCCTGAATAACAAAGGATTGGAAATACTTGGTTACACAGCGGATGAAATAGTAGGCAAAAACTGGTTCGATACCTGCATTCCCAAAGATATCAACCAAGAAATTAAAGGCGTTTTCAAAAAAGTTTTTTCAGGCGAAATGGAAGGAGTAGAACATTACGAAAATGAAGTGGTTACAAAATCTGGAAAACACAGAACGATTTCGTGGTATAATACATACATCAAAAACGAAAAAGGTGAAACAGAATATTTGCTTTCATCTGGAATAGATGTAACCGAGATCAATTGGAAAAATGCTGAAATTCTGGCAAATGAAAAGAAATATCATGAGATTCTTGATAATGCAAATGCAGTTGTGTTCATAAAAGACAAAAATGGAAAGTATTTGTATATTAACAAAATGTTCGAAGAATTACATAATATCTCCAACTCTAAAATTCAAGGCTTAATCGATCATGATCTATTTTCCAAAGAACGTGCTGATATTTACAGAAAAAATGATCTGACCGTAATCGAAAAAAAAGAATCGTTGATAATGGAAGAAAGGGTAATGTTTGCGGATGGATTACATGTTATGTTATCTACCAAATTTCCGCTTTATAACGAAGAAAATAAAATTTATGCTCTTTGCGGAATAGCTACTGATATTACCGAGCAAAAGGAAGCTACGGAAGAGTTGAAAACTATCTGGGATGTCTCTCCTGATCTGATTTGTGTGGCTGATATAAATACGGCAAGTTTCATTCAAGTAAATCCAGCCTTTACCAAAACATTAGGATTTTCGGAAGATGAACTTCTGGGAAAATCTTTCCTGGAATTCGTTCATCCCGATGATATTCAGCCAACTATCGATATTATCGAAGAAAAGCTGAAGAAAAATGAAGTTGTTATAAATTTCACAAATCGATATTTATGTAAAGACGGGTCTTATCGTTATCTGGATTGGGTTTCTCGTCCAATTATTGAACAGGGCTTAACTTATGCAATTGCCCGTGATGTAACAGAAAATAAAATTATCGAAAATAAATTAATAGAAAATGAAAGACTTTTGAACGCTACTGGCAGAATGGCCAGAATTGGCGGCTGGGAACTGGATGTGAAAACCCAAAAAGTTACCTGGTCGGAAGAAACTTACCGCATCCATGAAGTTCCCATAGATCAGGAACCACCCCTGCAAGATGCGATCAATTTCTTTCATCCCGATGCTAGGCCGATCCTGCAAAATGCTTTGAAGAAAGCAATGGAAAAGGGAGAACCTTACGATCTGGAATTACGCTTTATAAGTGCAAAAGGTAATGAGCTTTTTACACATACAAAATGTGAACCTGTAATAAAAGATGGAAAAGTAGTTAAACTTCATGGTACTTTCCAGGATATTACAAAAGAAAAGAAATACAAAATTGAAATTGAAGAGAGAAATGAATTTATTCAAACTATTCTGGATAATTTACCTATCGGTGTTGCTTTGAATAAGATCGATGAAGGAACTGCAACCTATATAAACAAGAAGTTTGAAGAAATTTATGGATGGCCGGAAGCAGAATTACAAGATATTGCTAAATTTTTCAAAAAAGTATACCCAGATAAAAAATACAGGGAAGAATTACAAAATAAAGTGATGGATGATATAAACAGTGGAGATGCATCCAGAATGCATTGGGAAAATTTAGAAATAACCAGAAAAGATGAATCTCATGGCTTTATTAACTCAGTGAACATTCCACTCTTTGAACAGAATACAATGGTTTCAACTGTTATGGATATTACGAAATTGAAAAAGTATGAAAAAGAATTGCAAGAATATCAGGAAAATCTGGAGGAAATGGTAGAACAGAGAACCAGGGAATTAAAAGTAAAAAATGAAGAGCTGCAAAGATTCAATCAACTTTTTATCGATAGGGAAATCAGAATTAAGGAGTTGAAAGATAAGATCAAAAAATTGGAAAATAAACTGAAAATTTATATTGGTGGATAA